In a genomic window of Pokkaliibacter sp. MBI-7:
- a CDS encoding benzaldehyde dehydrogenase — translation MTTSTSSTAVLDHHLWHGKLFNGDWINASGGLNPVQEPATQETLTITGMATAEDVLTAATSAKLAQQQWVKMPPRERAAIFLRAADYLQQHFDELSLFIARETGGIIPKGQHEVREAITLLQLSSAMLLQPNGLTLPSIPGRLSYAQRVPHGVVGVISPFNFPLILSLRSIAPALATGNAVVSKPDPQTPLSGGLIMALAFAHAGLPKGLYQVLPGGVEAGEALCNAPEIGMVAFTGSTAAGRKVGEACGRNLKKVALELGGKSSLIILDDADLDLAASNVAWGAYMHQGQICMASGRILVQENVAPALIARIVEKAVHLPVGDPTTGQVALGPLINHRQLQRVHSIVQDSIAAGARLEAGGNYDGLFYSPTVLSNVTPGMRCFDEEIFGPVATIVTFQSDEEAVMLANDTEYGLAGAVISADINRALTLGQQLHTGLLHINDQTVNDECINPFGGCGNSGNGGGVGGPTDWDNYTHWQWVTIKGEPTRYPF, via the coding sequence ATGACAACAAGTACATCCTCCACTGCCGTGCTCGACCATCATCTCTGGCATGGCAAGCTGTTCAACGGAGACTGGATTAACGCCAGCGGCGGCCTGAACCCGGTGCAGGAACCTGCAACGCAGGAGACGTTGACCATCACCGGGATGGCCACCGCCGAAGACGTGCTGACAGCTGCCACCAGTGCCAAACTCGCACAACAGCAGTGGGTGAAGATGCCTCCCCGAGAGCGTGCGGCCATCTTCCTGCGGGCCGCCGACTATCTGCAACAGCATTTCGATGAGCTGAGCCTGTTTATCGCCCGTGAAACCGGCGGCATCATCCCCAAGGGCCAGCATGAAGTACGCGAAGCCATTACCCTGCTGCAGCTGTCCTCCGCCATGCTGCTGCAACCCAACGGCCTGACGCTGCCCAGTATCCCGGGTCGGCTGTCCTACGCCCAGCGCGTTCCTCACGGTGTGGTCGGTGTTATTTCGCCGTTCAACTTCCCGCTGATTCTGTCACTGCGCTCCATCGCGCCTGCACTGGCTACCGGCAATGCGGTGGTGAGTAAACCTGACCCGCAAACACCGCTGAGCGGCGGGCTGATTATGGCACTGGCCTTTGCCCATGCGGGCCTGCCCAAGGGCTTGTATCAGGTCCTGCCCGGCGGTGTCGAAGCGGGTGAAGCCCTGTGCAATGCCCCTGAAATCGGCATGGTAGCCTTTACCGGTTCAACCGCAGCAGGCCGTAAAGTCGGAGAAGCCTGTGGCCGCAATCTGAAAAAAGTCGCGCTGGAGCTGGGGGGAAAAAGCTCGCTGATCATCCTTGATGATGCCGACCTCGACCTCGCCGCCAGCAATGTGGCCTGGGGCGCTTATATGCATCAGGGCCAGATCTGCATGGCCTCCGGTCGCATCCTGGTGCAGGAAAACGTGGCTCCGGCGCTGATCGCCAGGATCGTGGAAAAAGCCGTCCACCTGCCCGTCGGCGACCCAACCACCGGGCAGGTGGCGCTGGGGCCTCTGATCAACCATCGTCAGCTGCAACGGGTGCACAGCATCGTGCAGGATTCGATCGCCGCCGGTGCCCGGCTGGAAGCAGGCGGCAACTACGACGGGCTGTTCTACTCTCCCACCGTGCTGTCCAACGTGACGCCCGGCATGCGCTGTTTTGATGAGGAAATCTTCGGCCCGGTCGCCACTATAGTCACCTTCCAGAGTGACGAAGAGGCCGTGATGCTGGCCAACGACACCGAATACGGTCTGGCCGGGGCGGTGATCTCTGCCGATATCAATCGCGCCCTTACCCTCGGCCAGCAACTGCATACCGGGCTGCTGCATATCAATGATCAGACAGTCAATGACGAATGTATCAATCCGTTCGGCGGCTGCGGCAACTCAGGCAACGGCGGCGGTGTAGGCGGCCCGACCGACTGGGACAACTACACCCACTGGCAGTGGGTAACCATCAAGGGTGAGCCGACCCGCTACCCCTTCTGA